From Pirellulales bacterium, one genomic window encodes:
- a CDS encoding DUF4214 domain-containing protein, with product MPAGAEFQVNTYTTGNQYIPRVAMDPAGDSVVTWVSFGQDGSGYGVYAQRYNAAGTAEGSEFRVNTYTAANQVFPSVAMDAAGDFVIAWASYNQDGSGYGIYAQRYNAAGVAQGGEFHVSTTTAGDQSFPTVAMDAAGDFVVAWDSNQGGSTYGIYAQRYNAAGAAQGSQFQVDTYNAANTTFPTIGMDTAGDFVIAWSADGEDGSGYGIYAQRYNAAGTAQGSEFRVNTYTKGDQIYPTVGMDGAGDFVVGWESDGQDGSGYGIYAQRYNPAGAAQGSEFQVNTYTTGDQQQPSLAIDAHGDFLISWESPHDGSGNGIDAQQFTAAGARVGGEFQVNTHTAGDQKQPSVALDANGDALIAWESDSAQDGSGYGIFAQRYTSQPTANVSITKAGQASGTVGTNLTYTITVSNAAGGAAAAGVIVTDTLPAGVTFVSATDPNGAITHSGSTVTDTLSGDLAAGSTDTLTLVATPGASTAGTTVTNSAKVTTTTTNVLGAPTTATASTAIAATPTLTIVKSAPATGTVGAALTYTVTVTNTGGAAATGATVTDVLPAGFTNITATDLAGTVVVTGNTVTDSLGSLAATTGVETLTITATPGASLRGQAVTNTATLTFDATTQTSSATTTIGGVAPPTGVGYLAGVSGDGTIQTFVQNVYRELLGREPDSSGEAFWLSYLSAHDNAAGRQQVIQAFMNSPEYAVHYITTAFNVILHRAPDAGGLAFWTDKMGQPGTPGQNTGSADEKYIIAALYGSDEFYLDSGSTPQGWINALYEDLLGRAADGGGLTFWSNELKTRGSGDRDGIVRDLLTTPEVAHDLLDSFYPAAGGTASTPLATPGTTAGTGMTELALLTGGGWENLYLEGAYGSSPQGNDGFFNSLVAGGNWDDIQLLMLETPQFYSNPNRPVTS from the coding sequence GAGTTCCAGGTCAACACCTACACGACGGGCAATCAATATATACCGAGGGTGGCGATGGACCCCGCCGGTGATTCCGTCGTCACCTGGGTCAGTTTCGGCCAGGATGGCAGCGGCTACGGGGTCTACGCGCAGCGCTACAACGCCGCGGGCACGGCGGAGGGAAGCGAGTTCCGCGTCAACACCTATACGGCGGCCAATCAGGTGTTTCCCTCGGTGGCGATGGATGCCGCGGGCGACTTCGTAATTGCCTGGGCCAGCTATAACCAGGACGGCAGCGGCTACGGAATCTATGCCCAGCGGTATAACGCCGCCGGCGTGGCTCAAGGGGGCGAGTTCCACGTCAGCACCACCACGGCGGGCGACCAGTCGTTCCCCACCGTTGCAATGGATGCCGCGGGCGACTTCGTGGTCGCGTGGGACAGCAACCAGGGCGGCAGCACCTACGGGATCTATGCCCAGCGGTACAACGCGGCCGGCGCGGCCCAAGGGAGCCAATTCCAGGTCGACACCTACAACGCGGCTAACACGACGTTTCCCACGATCGGCATGGACACGGCGGGCGACTTCGTGATCGCCTGGAGCGCCGACGGCGAGGACGGCAGCGGCTACGGGATTTATGCCCAGCGCTACAACGCCGCCGGCACCGCCCAGGGGAGCGAATTCCGGGTCAATACGTACACCAAGGGCGACCAGATTTATCCGACGGTAGGCATGGATGGTGCCGGCGACTTCGTCGTCGGGTGGGAGAGCGATGGCCAGGACGGCAGCGGCTACGGGATTTATGCCCAGCGCTATAACCCCGCCGGCGCGGCCCAGGGGAGCGAATTCCAGGTCAATACGTACACCACGGGTGATCAGCAACAGCCGTCGCTGGCGATAGACGCCCACGGCGACTTCCTGATTTCCTGGGAGAGCCCACATGACGGCAGCGGCAACGGCATCGACGCCCAGCAGTTCACCGCCGCCGGGGCTCGCGTGGGAGGCGAATTTCAGGTCAATACCCATACCGCCGGCGACCAGAAACAGCCCTCCGTCGCGCTGGATGCGAACGGCGATGCGCTGATCGCATGGGAAAGCGACAGCGCGCAGGATGGCAGCGGCTACGGCATTTTCGCTCAGCGGTACACTTCCCAGCCCACGGCCAACGTGTCGATTACCAAAGCCGGCCAGGCCAGCGGCACCGTCGGAACCAACTTGACCTATACCATCACCGTCAGCAACGCCGCCGGCGGCGCCGCAGCGGCGGGCGTCATCGTCACGGACACCTTGCCCGCCGGCGTGACGTTTGTCTCGGCAACCGATCCCAACGGCGCGATTACCCACAGCGGCAGCACCGTCACCGACACGCTCTCGGGCGACCTCGCCGCGGGCTCGACCGACACCCTGACGTTGGTCGCCACACCGGGCGCGTCGACGGCCGGCACGACGGTCACGAACAGTGCCAAGGTGACCACGACCACGACGAACGTGTTGGGCGCTCCAACCACGGCCACGGCAAGCACTGCGATTGCAGCGACCCCAACGCTGACGATCGTCAAGTCAGCCCCAGCCACGGGGACGGTCGGCGCCGCGTTGACCTACACGGTTACGGTTACCAACACCGGCGGCGCCGCGGCCACCGGAGCAACCGTGACGGACGTCTTGCCCGCCGGATTCACCAACATTACGGCCACGGATCTCGCCGGGACGGTGGTGGTCACCGGCAACACGGTGACCGATAGCTTGGGCTCGTTGGCGGCGACCACCGGCGTCGAAACGCTGACGATCACGGCCACGCCGGGCGCCAGCCTTCGCGGCCAGGCGGTGACGAACACGGCCACGTTGACCTTTGACGCCACCACCCAGACGTCGAGCGCCACGACGACCATCGGAGGTGTCGCTCCGCCGACGGGCGTCGGCTATTTGGCCGGCGTGTCCGGCGACGGAACGATCCAAACGTTCGTGCAAAACGTCTATCGCGAGTTGTTGGGCCGCGAACCCGACTCCTCCGGCGAGGCCTTCTGGCTCTCTTACCTCAGCGCCCACGACAACGCCGCGGGGCGACAGCAGGTGATTCAGGCCTTCATGAACTCGCCCGAGTATGCGGTCCACTACATCACGACCGCATTCAACGTCATTCTGCACCGCGCGCCGGATGCCGGCGGTTTGGCATTCTGGACCGACAAGATGGGTCAGCCGGGCACGCCGGGGCAGAACACCGGCAGCGCCGATGAAAAATACATCATCGCCGCCCTGTACGGTTCGGACGAGTTCTACCTCGACTCGGGCAGCACGCCCCAAGGCTGGATCAACGCCCTGTATGAGGACCTCTTGGGACGCGCCGCCGACGGCGGCGGCCTGACGTTCTGGTCGAACGAGCTCAAGACCCGCGGATCCGGCGACCGCGACGGCATCGTACGCGACCTGTTGACCACGCCCGAAGTGGCACACGACCTGCTCGACAGCTTCTATCCGGCGGCGGGCGGCACCGCCAGCACGCCCTTGGCCACACCGGGCACGACGGCCGGCACGGGAATGACCGAGCTGGCGCTGCTCACCGGCGGCGGATGGGAAAACCTCTATCTGGAGGGAGCGTATGGTAGCTCGCCACAGGGCAACGACGGCTTCTTCAATTCGCTGGTGGCTGGCGGAAACTGGGACGACATCCAGTTGCTGATGCTCGAAACCCCGCAGTTCTACAGCAATCCGAACCGGCCGGTGACGAGCTAG